The Thermoflavifilum sp. genome contains a region encoding:
- a CDS encoding PfkB family carbohydrate kinase translates to MSLLVVGSMAFDSIETPFGKTDRIVGGAATYIAWAASCFVKQVQQISVVGGDFPEQELQQLAARGVDLSGVQIKKDQKSFYWAGRYHLDMNSRDTLVTELNVLADFQPVVPQSFRRAEYVMLGNLSPDVQLSVIQQLEQRPRLIAMDTMNFWMDTRMDGLKKVLAKVDALLINDAEARQLSGEYSLVKAARTIHRMGPRYVVIKKGEHGALLFYKNHAFFAPALPLEEVFDPTGAGDTFAGGFMGYIAHTGDLSFENMKTAVVVGSAMASFCVEKFGVQRLKEISPEDIESRIRQFVDLMHFDIDLVQ, encoded by the coding sequence ATGTCATTACTCGTCGTGGGCTCCATGGCCTTTGATTCCATTGAAACACCCTTCGGAAAAACCGATAGGATTGTAGGCGGCGCAGCTACTTACATTGCCTGGGCGGCCTCGTGTTTTGTGAAACAGGTGCAGCAAATTTCTGTGGTGGGAGGCGATTTCCCAGAGCAGGAATTACAGCAGCTTGCGGCCCGGGGTGTGGACCTCAGTGGGGTTCAAATCAAAAAAGACCAGAAAAGCTTTTACTGGGCAGGACGCTATCATTTAGACATGAACAGTCGGGATACCCTGGTTACGGAATTGAATGTGCTGGCCGATTTTCAGCCAGTAGTACCCCAGAGCTTTCGTCGGGCCGAATATGTGATGCTGGGGAATCTTTCCCCCGATGTACAGCTCAGTGTGATTCAGCAGCTGGAACAACGCCCGCGGTTGATTGCGATGGACACGATGAATTTCTGGATGGATACCCGGATGGATGGGCTAAAAAAAGTACTGGCGAAAGTTGATGCCTTGCTGATTAACGACGCCGAAGCCCGCCAGCTCAGCGGTGAATATTCTTTGGTCAAGGCAGCCCGCACCATCCACCGGATGGGCCCCCGCTACGTGGTGATTAAAAAAGGCGAACATGGCGCCCTGCTGTTTTACAAGAACCATGCTTTTTTTGCACCAGCCCTGCCTTTAGAAGAAGTATTCGACCCCACCGGAGCCGGCGATACCTTTGCCGGGGGATTTATGGGCTATATTGCCCACACCGGCGACCTGTCATTCGAAAACATGAAAACAGCCGTTGTCGTCGGTTCGGCCATGGCCTCGTTTTGCGTGGAAAAATTTGGCGTACAGAGACTTAAAGAAATTTCACCGGAAGATATTGAAAGCCGCATCCGCCAGTTCGTTGATCTGATGCATTTTGATATTGATCTTGTTCAATAG
- a CDS encoding TolC family protein, translating to MRTSVIAMRYLFTGCLMVLLLYAPALFAQDVWSLQRCVDYAREHNIQIKQAEIQKRLNALILQQSRLSRLPNLSAGINNGFNFGRSIDPTTNQFINKQLYYLGGNVNMSLNLFSGLQKNHTIQANKYMLAASEQLERKMENDVALNVATAYLQILLNTEQLKATQQQLSLSLAQLDNTRKQVIAGALPESNLADMQAQVASDSASLITAENNLTLAILQMKAILNLPSEAPFAVDTQMNVDAIPLTNLDAITPEEIYEQAVGIQPQILADSLTILADQKQLSAARGALYPTIYLSGSLGTNYASTFTQYHIDTVMVPPVQIGTVNINGMDYKVNSLPQTEPVYKSYKSPLGSQLNNNFNQSIGIGMNIPIFNGYTARTNVKRAELELLNQKLTAEQNRITLRQDIFQAYADAKGAREQYRSSIRALEAARTAYEYATQRYQLGLLNSVDYLTSQNNLFKATVNMLTAKYNYIFKVKVLEFYQTLHVQF from the coding sequence ATGCGTACATCTGTAATTGCCATGCGATATTTGTTTACTGGATGCCTGATGGTTTTACTGCTATATGCCCCTGCGTTGTTTGCACAGGATGTATGGTCGTTGCAAAGATGTGTGGATTATGCTCGTGAACATAATATTCAAATCAAACAGGCAGAAATTCAAAAGCGATTAAATGCGCTCATCCTGCAGCAGAGCCGTCTTTCCCGACTACCCAATCTCAGTGCGGGCATCAACAATGGATTTAACTTTGGCCGTTCCATTGATCCGACCACCAATCAATTTATCAACAAGCAGTTGTATTACCTGGGCGGCAATGTCAATATGAGCCTGAATTTATTCAGTGGTTTGCAAAAAAACCATACCATTCAGGCAAATAAATACATGCTGGCAGCAAGTGAACAGCTGGAAAGAAAGATGGAAAATGATGTAGCATTAAATGTGGCCACAGCATACTTACAAATCTTGCTAAACACCGAACAGCTAAAAGCCACGCAACAACAACTAAGTTTATCGCTGGCACAGCTTGACAATACCCGTAAACAGGTGATTGCAGGTGCTTTGCCGGAAAGTAATCTGGCCGATATGCAGGCCCAGGTGGCATCTGATAGTGCTTCGCTCATTACGGCAGAAAACAATCTCACCCTGGCCATTTTGCAAATGAAAGCTATTTTGAATTTGCCTTCCGAGGCACCATTTGCTGTCGATACGCAGATGAATGTGGATGCCATTCCACTCACGAATCTGGATGCCATCACACCGGAAGAAATTTATGAACAGGCCGTCGGCATACAACCTCAAATCCTGGCTGATTCACTCACCATTCTTGCCGATCAGAAACAGCTATCCGCAGCACGTGGTGCATTATATCCCACCATTTATTTGTCCGGTAGCCTGGGCACCAATTACGCCAGCACATTTACACAATATCATATCGACACGGTAATGGTGCCACCCGTACAGATTGGTACGGTAAACATCAACGGTATGGATTACAAAGTGAATTCTTTGCCACAAACGGAACCCGTTTATAAATCGTATAAAAGTCCACTGGGAAGTCAGCTTAACAATAATTTCAATCAATCCATCGGTATTGGCATGAACATTCCCATATTCAACGGATATACGGCTCGCACGAATGTAAAACGAGCCGAGTTAGAACTTTTAAATCAAAAGCTCACTGCCGAACAAAACAGAATCACCCTGAGGCAGGATATTTTTCAAGCTTATGCAGATGCTAAAGGCGCCAGAGAGCAATACCGCTCAAGCATACGTGCGCTGGAAGCCGCACGTACAGCATACGAATATGCCACACAACGTTATCAACTCGGGCTGTTGAATTCAGTCGATTATCTTACCTCACAGAACAATTTATTCAAAGCAACCGTGAACATGCTCACGGCCAAGTACAATTACATCTTCAAAGTAAAAGTGTTAGAGTTTTATCAAACCCTGCATGTACAATTTTAA
- a CDS encoding RidA family protein has product MEKNVLQTPHAPSPIGPYSQAIQANNLLFISGQIAIDPATDQMIKGDIVEETHRVMQNLKAILAAAGMDFQHVVKTTIFILDMQDFSAVNEVYGKYFQERFPARETVQVAGLPRGARVEIAMIAAK; this is encoded by the coding sequence ATGGAAAAAAATGTACTTCAAACCCCACATGCCCCTTCCCCCATTGGTCCTTATAGCCAGGCGATTCAGGCAAATAATCTGCTGTTTATTTCCGGACAGATTGCCATTGACCCGGCCACGGATCAGATGATTAAGGGCGATATTGTGGAAGAAACGCATCGGGTTATGCAAAACTTGAAGGCTATTTTAGCCGCAGCAGGAATGGATTTTCAACATGTGGTGAAGACAACCATCTTCATTCTGGATATGCAGGATTTTTCTGCCGTGAATGAAGTGTATGGCAAATATTTTCAAGAGCGCTTTCCAGCCCGGGAAACCGTTCAGGTAGCTGGACTGCCACGGGGGGCCCGTGTGGAAATTGCCATGATTGCTGCTAAATGA
- a CDS encoding metalloregulator ArsR/SmtB family transcription factor — MEKTIMPTSSYTLTISRGEGSDEVIKLDYYHVRIAAHVLRAINHKLRQQIIKLLEEHKRMTVTEIYVKLRLEQSVASQHLSILRRNHIVKYERDGKFIYYSLDTDALATIARVVDELYALKPEK; from the coding sequence ATGGAAAAAACCATTATGCCCACCTCGTCTTATACCCTGACCATTTCCAGGGGAGAAGGGTCAGATGAAGTCATTAAATTAGATTATTATCATGTGCGCATCGCCGCCCATGTGCTGAGGGCCATCAACCACAAGCTCAGGCAACAAATCATCAAGCTCTTAGAAGAGCATAAGCGCATGACGGTTACGGAAATTTATGTGAAGCTCCGCCTGGAACAATCCGTGGCTTCGCAACATCTTTCTATCCTGCGGAGGAATCATATCGTTAAATATGAAAGAGATGGGAAATTCATTTATTATTCTCTGGATACAGATGCGCTTGCGACCATTGCCCGTGTGGTTGATGAGCTTTATGCGCTGAAGCCGGAGAAATAA
- a CDS encoding lysophospholipid acyltransferase family protein has product MWYYLLFAVCYLISLLPFSLLYRLSDVLYGCIYYLIGYRKQLVRHHLLQAFPELDEPARRNIEKAYYRNLCDMVVETIKMMSLSPASLQKRFQCDLSLLHRLASEGKSCQIQLGHRFNWEWANLYFKLGTTVPFLVVYMPISNPHVEKLVNHIRRRFGTVLIPADRVLEAMKPWQSQPHITILVADQNPSNPRRCYWENFLNRPTAFYKGPELIARRFGEVVIWGDIQKMKRGYYRAVIEEAFPDPAQLKEGEISRAFSRYLEQKIHEQPPNWVWSHRRWKHQPPQNDRVVDKNSTNL; this is encoded by the coding sequence ATGTGGTATTATCTTTTATTCGCAGTTTGTTACCTGATTTCGTTGCTTCCTTTTTCGCTCCTGTACCGGCTATCGGATGTATTGTATGGATGCATATATTATCTCATAGGCTACCGCAAGCAACTGGTGCGCCACCATCTATTACAGGCCTTCCCCGAACTGGATGAGCCTGCCCGGCGTAACATCGAAAAAGCCTATTATCGCAACCTGTGCGATATGGTGGTGGAAACCATCAAGATGATGAGCCTCTCACCGGCCAGCCTGCAAAAACGCTTTCAATGTGACCTGAGCCTGTTGCATCGGCTTGCCTCGGAAGGTAAAAGCTGCCAGATTCAACTGGGACACCGGTTCAACTGGGAATGGGCCAATCTGTATTTCAAACTGGGCACCACCGTTCCCTTTCTGGTGGTGTACATGCCCATCAGCAATCCGCATGTGGAAAAGCTGGTAAACCATATCCGTCGTCGTTTCGGCACGGTGCTGATTCCGGCCGATCGGGTGCTGGAAGCCATGAAACCCTGGCAATCGCAGCCGCATATCACCATACTGGTGGCCGACCAGAATCCTTCAAACCCCAGACGATGTTACTGGGAAAATTTTCTGAACCGACCCACGGCTTTTTACAAAGGACCGGAACTCATTGCCCGGCGTTTTGGCGAGGTGGTGATCTGGGGCGATATTCAAAAAATGAAACGCGGCTATTACCGGGCGGTAATCGAAGAAGCCTTCCCGGATCCGGCGCAGCTGAAAGAAGGTGAAATCAGCCGGGCCTTCAGCCGATATCTTGAACAAAAAATTCATGAACAACCCCCGAACTGGGTCTGGAGCCACAGGCGATGGAAACATCAACCCCCGCAAAACGATCGTGTGGTTGACAAAAATTCAACTAACTTGTAA
- the nadB gene encoding L-aspartate oxidase has product MYTDFLVIGSGIAGLTYALKVARHFPDRQVTVLTKSQEDETNTKYAQGGVAVVNDLEHDSFERHVEDTLVAGDGLCNEEIVKLVVQEGPERVREIITWGARFDRDALGQFSRGREGGHSRHRVLHHKDSTGREMERALLEAVHQQPNIQVLTHCFVVDLITQHHLGYLVTKSTPDITCFGVYVLNLQTRQIEKLLAPITLLATGGCGRVYRTTTNPAIATGDGVAMVYRAKGRIENMEFIQFHPTALYQPGKGGSTFLISEAVRGEGAILRNHAGEAFMARYDPRKELAPRDIVARAIDSEMKRTGTEYVYLDCSAIPEEHFQSHFPNIYEKCRQLNLDLRHDWIPVAPAAHYSCGGIKTDAWGRTSICRLYACGECASTGLHGANRLASNSLLEAMVFAHRCYLDSVHLIQQPFTLPDVPDWDAAGTTEPREMILITQSLKELQQVMSDYVGIVRSNTRLQRAMRRLDLLFEETEALYESTILSPQLCELRNMITVGYLIVKCAMFRKESRGLHFNTDYPEKSRIVQNIVL; this is encoded by the coding sequence ATGTACACGGATTTTCTGGTTATTGGTTCGGGTATTGCAGGCTTGACTTATGCGCTCAAGGTGGCCAGACATTTTCCAGACCGACAGGTTACGGTGCTTACCAAATCACAGGAGGATGAAACGAATACCAAATATGCCCAGGGGGGAGTGGCCGTAGTAAATGATCTGGAGCATGATAGTTTTGAACGACATGTGGAAGATACGCTTGTTGCGGGTGATGGACTTTGCAACGAAGAAATCGTGAAGCTGGTGGTGCAGGAAGGGCCTGAGCGTGTGCGGGAAATCATTACCTGGGGCGCTCGTTTCGACCGGGACGCCCTGGGACAATTTTCGCGCGGCCGTGAAGGGGGTCATTCCCGACATCGGGTGCTGCATCATAAAGACAGTACGGGTCGGGAAATGGAGCGGGCACTCCTCGAAGCCGTACACCAGCAACCGAATATCCAGGTGCTTACCCATTGCTTCGTAGTGGACCTGATCACCCAGCACCACCTGGGCTATCTGGTTACGAAATCCACACCCGATATTACCTGCTTCGGCGTATATGTGCTTAACCTCCAGACCCGGCAAATTGAAAAGCTGCTGGCGCCCATCACTCTGCTGGCCACCGGAGGCTGCGGGAGAGTTTATCGCACCACCACCAATCCCGCTATTGCTACGGGCGATGGCGTGGCCATGGTGTATCGCGCCAAGGGACGTATCGAAAACATGGAATTCATTCAATTTCATCCTACCGCCCTCTATCAACCCGGAAAAGGAGGATCCACTTTTTTGATTTCCGAAGCCGTGCGGGGTGAAGGGGCCATCCTGCGCAACCATGCCGGCGAAGCATTCATGGCACGCTATGATCCACGAAAAGAACTGGCACCACGCGATATTGTGGCGCGTGCTATCGATAGTGAAATGAAACGCACCGGCACAGAATATGTGTACCTGGATTGTTCCGCTATCCCGGAAGAACATTTCCAGAGCCATTTTCCAAACATCTATGAAAAATGTCGGCAACTGAACCTGGACCTGCGGCATGACTGGATTCCGGTGGCACCGGCTGCACATTACAGCTGTGGCGGCATCAAAACCGATGCCTGGGGGCGTACATCCATATGTCGCCTGTATGCATGCGGGGAATGCGCATCTACCGGTTTACATGGAGCCAACAGGCTGGCCTCCAATTCCCTGCTCGAGGCCATGGTATTCGCTCACCGATGTTATCTGGACAGCGTGCACCTCATCCAGCAACCTTTTACCCTCCCCGACGTGCCCGATTGGGATGCAGCCGGTACCACCGAGCCCAGGGAAATGATCCTGATTACCCAGAGCCTGAAAGAATTGCAACAGGTGATGAGCGATTATGTGGGGATTGTACGATCGAATACCCGGTTGCAACGCGCCATGCGCCGGCTCGACCTGCTTTTCGAAGAAACCGAAGCCCTCTACGAATCCACCATCCTGTCTCCACAGCTGTGCGAATTACGCAATATGATCACCGTCGGTTATTTGATTGTGAAATGTGCCATGTTCCGGAAAGAAAGCCGGGGCCTGCATTTCAATACGGATTATCCGGAAAAAAGCCGTATCGTGCAAAATATTGTTCTGTAA
- a CDS encoding DNA-3-methyladenine glycosylase I: protein MNRCSWPANDPLMMQYHDTEWGVPLHDDRKLFEFLVLDAFQAGLSWRTVLYKRADFRKAFDDFDPERIARYQSRKIQQLLQNARIIRNRMKIEATVNNARRFLDIQAQYGSFDQFIWQFTDYRTLHHQLKPGQPAPATSPESDAMSKALRKVGFQFVGSTICYAFMQAAGMINDHVVTCFRYHELKSPASI, encoded by the coding sequence ATGAATCGCTGCTCATGGCCTGCCAACGATCCACTCATGATGCAATACCACGATACGGAATGGGGTGTGCCGCTGCATGATGATCGTAAATTATTTGAATTCCTGGTACTGGATGCTTTTCAGGCAGGACTGAGCTGGCGAACAGTCCTGTACAAAAGAGCCGATTTCCGGAAGGCTTTCGATGATTTCGATCCGGAACGCATAGCCCGATATCAATCCCGCAAAATTCAGCAGCTGTTGCAGAACGCACGTATCATTCGCAACAGGATGAAAATAGAGGCTACGGTAAATAATGCCCGCCGGTTTCTGGACATACAGGCGCAATATGGGAGCTTTGATCAGTTCATCTGGCAATTCACGGATTACCGCACCCTGCATCATCAGCTGAAGCCCGGACAACCGGCACCGGCCACATCTCCCGAATCAGACGCTATGAGTAAGGCTTTACGCAAAGTGGGATTTCAATTCGTAGGCTCCACGATATGCTATGCTTTCATGCAGGCCGCCGGTATGATCAACGATCATGTGGTTACCTGTTTCCGGTATCATGAGCTGAAAAGCCCTGCATCAATTTAA
- a CDS encoding DUF2461 domain-containing protein, with the protein MAEMVIHISTLQFLRQLRRHNEREWFEAHRTDYLLAKRNVEDFVGEVIRVFSTIDPHIAGLQPRDCLFRIYRDIRFSKDKTPYKTHFAASFQRKGKRVHTPGYYLHIEPDGNSFIGGGIWHPFPEDLKKIRQEIDYNLEAFEQIIRQPAFNRRFGDLTDEEALQRPPKGYAPDHPGIRYLKMRNFIVGHEISDEQVLSSGLLKQIINDFTLMKPFIDFLSRALDD; encoded by the coding sequence ATGGCTGAGATGGTGATTCACATATCCACCCTGCAGTTCCTGCGGCAATTACGGCGTCATAACGAACGCGAATGGTTTGAAGCCCATCGAACCGATTATTTGCTGGCCAAACGCAATGTAGAGGATTTTGTGGGAGAGGTTATCCGGGTGTTTTCAACTATTGACCCGCATATAGCTGGCTTACAACCCCGCGATTGCCTTTTTCGCATATACCGGGATATTCGTTTTTCAAAAGATAAAACGCCCTATAAAACGCATTTTGCAGCGAGTTTTCAACGCAAGGGCAAAAGGGTACATACCCCTGGCTATTATCTGCACATCGAACCCGATGGCAACAGTTTTATCGGTGGAGGTATCTGGCACCCTTTCCCGGAAGATTTAAAAAAAATCCGACAGGAGATTGATTATAACCTGGAAGCATTTGAACAGATTATCCGGCAGCCCGCTTTTAATCGTCGTTTTGGAGACTTAACAGACGAGGAGGCCCTGCAACGTCCGCCGAAAGGCTATGCGCCCGATCATCCGGGCATACGCTACCTGAAAATGCGCAATTTCATAGTTGGACATGAAATATCCGATGAACAGGTGCTTTCATCTGGCCTGTTGAAGCAGATTATCAACGATTTCACCCTGATGAAGCCCTTTATTGATTTTCTCTCGCGCGCACTCGACGATTAA
- a CDS encoding MBL fold metallo-hydrolase — MLIKQMYTGCLSEAAYFIASDGEAAVVDPLRDTEAYLEMAAETHSVIRYIFETHFHADFVSGHLDLAEKTGAQIVFGPQAATEYRVHIARDGEIFQLGSIQLKLLHTPGHTIESSCYLLYDEAGKPYCLFTGDTLFVGDVGRPDLSSGGFTAEELAGYLFDSLQQKIKPLPDELIIYPAHGPGSACGKQIGKETYSTLGEQKQQNYALLTNDKQAFIEKVTHGLTQAPAYFHINARINQKGYERLNRVLQRSLVGLSVEEFKQHLRQDRVVCVDSRAPEVFVEGFIPGFLNIGLRGRFAEWAGRLLPYHQPILLITEPGKEEETITRLARVGFDSVIGYLQGGFQSWLDAGEPRDMIISVDPEEFALDIPYDQRMVILDVRHHTEHAQAHVRGSVNIPLEDMRDPVSLMHIEDHHNLYVHCETGYRSVIACSLLKQQGIHNLRNIAGGFREIRQHPQIEIVEERNVLN; from the coding sequence ATGTTGATAAAGCAGATGTACACCGGTTGTCTTTCCGAAGCGGCGTATTTCATCGCATCCGATGGTGAAGCCGCCGTTGTTGATCCCTTGCGCGATACGGAAGCTTATCTGGAGATGGCGGCCGAAACCCATTCCGTTATCCGGTATATTTTTGAAACCCATTTTCACGCTGATTTTGTATCCGGGCATCTGGATCTTGCCGAGAAAACCGGCGCGCAGATTGTATTTGGTCCGCAGGCCGCTACAGAATACCGCGTGCATATCGCCCGCGATGGTGAAATCTTTCAACTCGGAAGCATTCAGCTGAAATTATTACACACACCCGGTCATACGATTGAATCAAGTTGTTACCTGTTGTATGATGAAGCCGGAAAACCCTATTGCCTGTTTACGGGCGATACCCTGTTTGTAGGTGATGTAGGCCGGCCCGATCTCTCCAGCGGCGGATTTACAGCCGAAGAGCTTGCGGGATATCTGTTCGATTCGCTTCAGCAAAAAATTAAGCCCTTGCCCGATGAGCTGATTATTTATCCGGCACATGGGCCCGGATCGGCCTGTGGCAAGCAAATTGGAAAAGAAACATACAGTACGCTGGGCGAACAAAAGCAGCAGAATTATGCGTTGTTAACCAATGACAAGCAAGCGTTTATTGAAAAGGTCACCCATGGACTTACACAGGCACCCGCTTATTTTCATATCAATGCCCGTATCAACCAAAAAGGATACGAACGGCTGAATCGTGTGTTGCAACGAAGTCTGGTGGGCCTTTCTGTGGAAGAATTCAAGCAACATCTGCGGCAAGATCGCGTGGTGTGTGTAGATAGCCGCGCTCCTGAAGTCTTCGTAGAAGGCTTTATTCCGGGCTTTTTAAATATTGGATTAAGAGGCCGTTTTGCAGAATGGGCCGGGCGTTTGTTGCCCTATCATCAACCCATTTTGCTGATTACGGAACCCGGTAAAGAGGAGGAAACCATTACACGTCTGGCAAGAGTGGGATTTGATAGCGTCATTGGCTATTTGCAGGGAGGATTTCAATCGTGGCTGGATGCCGGGGAACCAAGAGATATGATTATCAGCGTGGATCCTGAAGAATTTGCGCTGGATATTCCTTACGACCAGCGCATGGTGATTCTGGATGTGCGTCATCATACCGAGCATGCCCAGGCTCATGTGAGGGGGTCCGTCAATATTCCCCTCGAAGATATGCGCGATCCCGTGAGCCTCATGCACATTGAAGACCATCATAACCTGTACGTACATTGCGAAACCGGCTACCGGAGCGTGATTGCCTGCTCCCTGCTCAAGCAACAGGGCATTCATAACCTGCGCAATATTGCCGGTGGTTTCCGTGAAATCCGCCAGCATCCGCAGATTGAGATCGTGGAGGAACGCAATGTGTTAAATTGA
- the tsaB gene encoding tRNA (adenosine(37)-N6)-threonylcarbamoyltransferase complex dimerization subunit type 1 TsaB, translated as MAKFILIDTATDAGSVCFSENGHVVASFAHPRAEDHAAYIGAYIHQGLRELKLHAADIDAIAVSAGPGSYTGLRVGLSTAKGLCYGWNCRLILIPTLAIMAAGYRQLHPQWGKQGFLVPVLKSRKDEVYAAIYQADGTIVEDARPVQLQEEDFSTWQHHLPMVIFGEAAERLMSRLPQQAGRIEIDTNYQLHAAHMAMLAEQAFQAGHFTDLAYAEPLYLKPTYVGKG; from the coding sequence ATGGCTAAATTCATTTTGATTGACACCGCAACAGATGCCGGTTCGGTTTGTTTCAGTGAAAACGGTCATGTAGTGGCTTCTTTTGCACATCCCCGGGCCGAAGATCATGCCGCCTATATCGGCGCATATATCCATCAGGGTCTCCGCGAGTTGAAGCTCCATGCGGCCGACATAGATGCGATAGCCGTGAGCGCAGGTCCGGGATCATATACCGGATTACGGGTGGGACTTTCCACGGCGAAAGGCCTGTGCTATGGATGGAATTGCCGTCTGATTCTAATACCCACACTGGCAATCATGGCTGCCGGTTATCGGCAACTGCATCCGCAATGGGGAAAACAGGGCTTTCTGGTGCCGGTATTAAAATCCCGAAAAGATGAAGTATATGCTGCGATCTACCAGGCCGATGGCACAATCGTCGAAGATGCGCGACCCGTGCAACTCCAGGAAGAAGATTTCTCCACCTGGCAACATCACCTACCCATGGTGATTTTCGGAGAAGCTGCAGAGCGGCTTATGAGCAGGCTCCCGCAACAGGCCGGCAGAATAGAAATTGATACAAATTATCAGCTTCATGCTGCTCATATGGCCATGCTGGCCGAACAGGCTTTCCAGGCAGGTCATTTCACCGATCTGGCTTATGCCGAGCCCCTGTACCTGAAACCCACTTATGTAGGAAAAGGATAA
- a CDS encoding DJ-1/PfpI family protein, with protein MSKKILMIVGDYVEDYEAMVPYQAMLSVGLQVDTIAPGRKAGESVPTAVHDFVGDQTYRETPGHRFAITASFDEVHPGQYDGLYLPGGRAPEYIRLNARVLDLVRHFFETRKPVAAICHAIQILTAAKVLQGKTLTAYVAIGPDIELAGGTWKNIPADQAIVDGHLVTAPAWPAHPAILKEFYKLLGLQIQ; from the coding sequence ATGAGCAAAAAAATATTAATGATCGTGGGGGACTATGTGGAAGATTATGAAGCCATGGTCCCTTATCAGGCCATGCTTTCCGTTGGGCTTCAGGTAGATACCATCGCCCCCGGCCGAAAAGCAGGTGAATCGGTTCCTACTGCCGTTCATGATTTTGTTGGCGATCAAACGTATCGAGAAACGCCCGGGCATCGCTTTGCCATCACGGCTTCTTTCGACGAAGTGCATCCCGGCCAATACGACGGATTATATCTTCCTGGCGGCCGGGCTCCAGAGTATATCCGTTTGAACGCCAGGGTATTGGATCTTGTCCGTCATTTCTTTGAAACCCGCAAACCGGTGGCCGCCATTTGCCATGCCATTCAAATTCTCACGGCAGCAAAAGTGCTTCAGGGGAAAACGCTTACAGCTTATGTAGCCATAGGGCCCGATATTGAGCTGGCAGGAGGTACCTGGAAAAATATCCCGGCCGACCAGGCAATTGTAGATGGGCATCTGGTAACGGCACCTGCATGGCCCGCCCATCCGGCTATCCTGAAAGAATTCTATAAACTGTTGGGGCTTCAGATTCAGTAA
- a CDS encoding aspartate-semialdehyde dehydrogenase → MKVAVVGATGLVGTKMLQVLEERQFPVTELIPVASARSVGKTVNFRGKAYQVVDAETAIQARPALALFSAGGSTSLALAPRFAEVGTTVVDNSSAWRMDPTKKLVVPEINADVLTPEDKIIANPNCSTIQMVMVLNPLHKAYRVKRVVVSTYQSVTGTGAKAVQQLMDERAGREAQKVYPYPIDLNVIPQIDVFLDNGYTKEEMKMVNETKKIMRDDTIRVTATTVRIPVIGGHSESVNVEFEKEYDIQQVRDLLTHTPGVVVVDDPAQSKYPMPLCAHEKDEVFVGRIRRDESQPKTLNLWIVADNLRKGAATNAVQIAEYLYRQGWLA, encoded by the coding sequence ATGAAAGTAGCTGTAGTGGGTGCTACAGGATTGGTTGGCACCAAGATGTTGCAGGTCCTGGAGGAGCGCCAGTTCCCGGTTACGGAATTGATTCCGGTAGCTTCTGCAAGATCCGTAGGCAAAACCGTTAATTTTCGAGGAAAGGCTTACCAGGTCGTAGACGCCGAGACGGCCATTCAAGCCAGGCCCGCACTTGCTTTGTTCTCGGCGGGCGGCAGCACTTCGCTTGCGCTGGCTCCCCGCTTTGCTGAAGTGGGCACCACGGTAGTCGATAATTCATCGGCCTGGCGCATGGATCCGACCAAAAAACTGGTGGTGCCAGAAATCAATGCCGACGTGCTGACTCCTGAAGATAAAATCATCGCTAATCCCAATTGTTCCACCATCCAGATGGTCATGGTGCTCAACCCGCTGCATAAGGCTTATCGGGTAAAGCGGGTGGTGGTATCCACTTACCAGTCCGTTACAGGCACCGGGGCAAAAGCCGTGCAACAATTGATGGATGAACGCGCCGGTCGAGAAGCGCAAAAGGTGTATCCCTATCCCATTGACCTGAACGTGATTCCACAGATCGATGTGTTTCTGGACAATGGGTACACCAAGGAAGAAATGAAGATGGTTAATGAAACCAAAAAGATTATGCGCGACGATACCATACGGGTTACCGCTACAACCGTACGCATACCCGTCATCGGCGGCCATAGCGAATCCGTAAACGTGGAATTTGAAAAAGAATACGATATACAGCAGGTGCGCGATTTACTCACACACACGCCGGGTGTGGTTGTTGTCGATGATCCGGCTCAATCCAAATATCCCATGCCTTTGTGCGCGCATGAGAAAGATGAAGTTTTTGTGGGCCGTATCCGCCGCGACGAATCACAACCGAAGACCCTGAACCTGTGGATTGTGGCCGACAACCTTCGCAAGGGCGCTGCCACCAACGCCGTACAGATAGCCGAATACCTTTACCGGCAGGGCTGGCTGGCTTAA